caaactttttttcccaaatagctccataatatcgacagaaacatggcaaacgttgtttagaatcaatcctcaaggtgtttttcacatatctattcgatgataaatcatttgtggcagttggtttctcatcagGAGTAAACGggaaaatactgcagctggagattacgcaataattgtgTCTGAGGACACCaacacctggtagatgtagtctcttatggtcaatcttccaatgatgtgcctacaaatatgtcacaatgctgcagacaccttggggaaaacgtggaaaacgtaagctgactcctagctcctccacagccatataaggagtcattgccaaTGAGGCGGTTTTTaaaaatgtggcacttcctgattggattttttacctttttttattttctgtaacatcagttctgtggcactcacagacaatatctttgcagttttggaaacgtcagtgttttctttccaaagctgtcaattatatgcatagtcaagcatcttttcgtgacaaaatatcttgtttaaaacgggaatgtattttcatccaaaaattaaaatagcgccccctatatccaagaagttaaggagccttttgaacctagacttggcactcatGTATCGCTtgtcgtgtggtagcagagagaacagtctgactagggtggctggagcctttaacaatttttagggccttcctctgacaccgcctggtatagaggtcctggatagcaggaagcttggccccagtgatgtaccctCCTGAAATGCTTTGCggttggatgccgagcagttgccataccaggcgatgaTGCAACCAGTtgggatgctctcaatggtggagctgtagaacttcttgaggatctgaggacacatgccaaatcttttcagtctcctgcgggggaataggtgttgtcgtgccctcttcatgactgtcttggtgtgtttgactcatgatagtttgttgatgtggacaccaaggaacttgaagctctcaacatgctccactacagccccgtcgatgtgaataggggcgtgctcggccatccttttcatgtagtccatgatcatctcctttgtcttgatcacattgagggagaggttgaccacactgccaggtctgaccttctccctataggctgtctcatcgttgtcggtgatcaggcctaccactgttgtgtcgtctgcaaacttaatgatggtgttgaagtcgtgtTGGCCACGCAGTGGTGGATaagcagggagtacaggagggactaagcacgcacccctaagGGCCCCCCGTCTTGAGGATCAACGTGGCGGCTGTGTTGTTTCCTAGCCTCACCTCCTTAGGGcgtcctgtcaggaagtccaggatccagttttaAAGAGAAGTGTTCAGtaccaggatccttagcttagtgatgagtttggagggcactatggtgttgaatgctgagctcaAGTCACTGAAGAGTATTCTCActtaaatgttccttttgtccatgtgggaaagggcagtgtggagtacaatcGAGATTGtcatctgttggggtggtatgcatgtttgagtgggactagggtgtctgggatgattgtgatgttgtgagccatgaccagcctttcaaggcatttcatggctacagatgtgaatgctatggggtgatagtcatttagaccGGTTACCTTGGCTTTCTTCGACACAGCgactatggtagtctgcttgaaacatataggtattacagactgggtcaggcaGATGTTGAAgatgttagtgaagacacttgccagctggtcagtgcatgctcggagtatgcatcctggtaatctggttttgtgaatgttgacctgtttaaaggactTACTCTCATCGGCTACGGAGAacatgatcacacagttgtccgggaacggctggtgctctcatgcatggttcagtgttgctagccTCAACGCGAACataaaggcatttagcttgtctggtaggctcgtgtcacttggcagctcgcggctgggtttccctttataATGTGTattagtttgcaagccctgccacatccgacgagtatcagagccggtgtagtaggattctaTCTTAGTGCCGTaatgatgctttgcctgtttgatggtttgttggCGTGTGTAGCTGTATTCTTGTCCGGGTTTGTGACCGGCTTCTTGAACATGACAGCtccagcctttagctcagtgcggatgttgcctgtaatccatggcttttgggtgggatatgtacgtacggtcactttGGGATGTTGACAAATgctcttattaatgaagccagtgaATGATGTGATAtagtcctcaatgccattggatgagtccTGGAGCAGAGACTGGAATATGGTTGGTTGTCACGATACTGGGATACCTACTTTTCCATGGAAAAAAGGAAAACACGAAGTTGACACTATTCTTTGATCCTTTAAAAACCTATCGTGTGTAAATATATTGTGTTCTTGGAAAATAAATGTGATTCTGGGTGACACAAGGCTgcttgtttccaacattaggactGTTTTCCTCAAATGTTGTCCACTTCATGTTTTGCTTCACGATACCTCGAAGTATCATAATACTGGTATTGTGACAACCCAACTTCTCTGCTAGCGAAACGAGCTTAGCAAcagcttcatcggaccacttccgtattgagcgcttcagatttgccaaatagtgggcgagggagagctttgtgtgtgggggagggtgtaaaggtggtctagagtgttgattaaaatatttttttttacctctagttgcacaggtgacatgctgccttaaaatcaccggccactaggattgaagcctctggatgagcgttttcttgttCGCTTATAGCCCTATGCAGCTCATtaagtgtggtcttagtgccagccccGGTTTGTGGTGATAAATGGACAGCTATGACAAATATAGATAAACTCTCTTGATAAATAGTATGgtttacagcttatcatgaggtattctagctCAGGCAAGCAGAACCTCgggacttccttaatattagagatcgtgcaccagctgttaagACACACTTCCTCCCTTGAGCTTTCCCAACGCTgccgttctgtcctgccgatgcatagAAACACCAGCTAGAgtattatccatgtccttgtttAGCTAAGTTTCAGATTAACATAGAATATTAGTTCTTCAGGTCCCTTTTGATAGGACGGTCTTCATCGGCGATCCaccagtttgttctccagtgattgtaCATTCAGCAATACAACGGATGGTAGAGGTGTTTCTTTTGCTCGCTGCCATAGTTTCATCAGCCAGCTGCATCCCACCctgcagctagctagttagttacaAGTAGCTACCTAGCTATTGCAAGCCTGCAGCTGACTTGGCTAACTCGCCAGCAGATATTCATCAGTTGTTAGTATTATGACACTTTCAAGACAAGTCATTACTCGGAAACTCTTTGTAAGAAAATGAGCTCAGAGTTTCCCACTTAGAAAATATCAGAATTTACCAATAGGAGGTTttgtgcaacaacaaaaaaatacacatttttattCAGTTTCcgagttgttttgaaagcaccattaGCTAGCTAGTCAGAACAGACCATGATTAGTCAAAGGTGTGACAAGACCAGTGTTGTTCGAGACCGCCCAAGACTGGGGGGAACATGGATTTTTATAGCCATTCAGAATGGTGGAAATATGTATTGAGGGCAAATAGTCACCCTTCAAATTATCACTAACCCATGGTCTGTAAAGGATAGATACAgaccatgataaacttacaattTGCCCTGGACTTCTAGGGGAGCAAGGAAATTCTGAAGAGCGTGACAAGGTTTGAGGATATGTTTCAACAAAAGTAAAGGACAGTAATGTAGAAAGCCCAGGTTTTAATAGGCTATAAGATATACATGTCATGAAATGAGTGTGGATCTCTGGCTTGGCAAATCACTTTTTTTATGCACTGACAGGGGCTGATAATTCAGATTGTTTTACTCCACTGGGGCATCATTTAGAAACCTTGCATAACCACAAAGTATGCCCCAAAACATGCGTGTGCCAGTTATCATGTAGAAGTTGGCATTTATGAAACTCTTGATGTATCTTGACGTAAGAATGTGCTTCTCCTCCCGCAATCTTTAGACCATTCGTACGCACAGTTTCTAGTGGTTTAAGGTATTGCATTTCAAGAATGCAAAAGTAGCCTAGGAGTAGACTTGGGCAAATAGGAATATACAGTATGATGACATGCTTAATCATTAAAAAAATAACAGGCAGCTAAATATAATACGAAGATGCATTCATTTGCCGTTAGTGAGAAGAGCAAAAATCTACACCTATATATTTTCTTTGGATTCTAAAATAATTAGAAGTAGTCACATGTTTAAAAATACATTTCCATGTTCATTGCAGAATAAATTCCTCACCTTTTCTGACTCATGGTGTTATACTtgtgaaatacactgaacaagaACATAAATGCAACAtatagtgttggtcccatgtttcatgagctgaaattatcccagaaatgttccatacgcacaaaaagcgtatttctcaacaacaacaaaaatcactGATTTGTTTACATTCCGGTTTGTGAGCTTTTCctctttgtcaagataatccatccacccgacaggtgtggcatatcaagaagctgattaaacagcatgatcattccaCGGGTGACCCATTGTCCTGGGGActgtaaaaggccactctaaaatgtgcagttttgtcacacaacacaatgccacagatgtctcaagttgagggaacatggaattggcatgttgactgcaggaatgcctaccagagctgttgccagagaatgtagtGTACATTTCTCACCATAAGCCGCATCAaatgtaattttagagaatttggtagtacgaccatgtgtatggcgttgtgtgggtgagcggtttgctgatgtcaacgttgtgaacagagtgcccaatgttggcggtggggttatgcaacaaacacaattgcattttatcgatggcaatttgaatggacAGGAATAGcttgacaagatcctgaggcccattgtgagtccctttttcttttaaggtatctgtcCCCAtcggatgcatatctgtattcctagtcatgtgaaatccatagattagggcctaatgaatttatttcaattgactgatttcctcatatggcCATGATGAGTTCATATTCACAAAGTAGCCATACAACGCATCTAATTTAATTGGGCCTATTAGATAAGCTATTataatttgtttttgttttatgcATCCGAAAAGGGGGCACGGTTTATAACACAGGTCAACAGTAGAATTagacaggtgaacacatacagtggATCTTTTGCATTGAAGTGTGTAGGCTACCGCTGCAGTTAATTTGCTCTGCTGGCTGTGGTCAATGTTTCAGAATTCGAGGGCACAGCAGCGTGTTTAGGTTAGGGAAAAAGTACATGTAAATCATCTGTTTACAGGTCTAAAACAATTAGCAATTGTTTTTGTGTTTCTGAAACAACAGTCAGATACAGCAAAAAAACATTCTGCCAATACCTCACGATATTTGGTCCAGTTCGCATTGCTACTTCCTTTTAGATACAGTCTTGGCCTAATTATAATACTTCCATGGTTTACAGCAAAGAAGGGTGTTCttgtcaccataaaaggtgaatgATGGGTGTTTTTCAGATGGAGTTAGAAGGCTTGTAAAATTGTGCTCGCATGAACATCAGGTCTGATTTTAACGGGAAACATGCATGTGCATATATGGTTTATAAATCTCAATTTGTGTGTGCGCGCAGTCTTTTCAGAAATAGGGCACACAGCTATTTACAACGGATATAAATTAGGCCCCTGGTCTCGGGAAGAAATAGCGAGTCCGCACTGGGTGAGTAAAAATGCATCTGAGAACCTCTGTGATCTCGAGACTGGACTACAACACTTGACCCTCTGTGATCTCGAGACTGGACTACAACACTTGACAAGACTCATACAAATTGGAACCACAAACCAAACCATTGTAAAAGCACCACCATCTCCAAGTCACATGAGCATGGCTAGCTGTGTCATTGAGTGAAATCATGTATTTCAAGATTGACCCAATGGTTTGGGGAAAATGTATGCAAAACGTTGTTGTAATGTTTCTGTTTTCCAGGAGTGAGACACAAGTCGTCTACAGTGCAGTATGCAGCACGCCCTGACCTGCCGAAGCTGGCTTATAGAAAAGTGAAGGGGAAGAGCCCAGGTGTAGTCTTCTTGCCAGGGTTTGCCTCTAACATGGGGGGAAAGAAAGCAGAAGCCCTTGAGGAGTTCTGCCAATCACTAGGCCACTCTTACCTAAGGTAAATTAGCTATAGCGTTTTCAGTCATGAAAAATAGAGCTGTCTGATCTCTCTACACTTattatgcatgtatgcatgtcaTTCTTTGAGTTGGTCAGGACTTGTTGccattgtgtttatttattttttgtctgCATTGCTCTCCTTGAGTTCTAAGCTGCTCATATCATGATGATGTAGTCTTTGGTCTTTCCCAGGTTTGACTATACAGGCTGTGGGTCATCTGAAGGTGAGATGGTAGACGGCACTGTCGGCACCTGGAAGAGGGATGTTCTATATGTATTGGACGAGCTTGTGGAGGGGCCACAAGTAAGGCGCTCCCCTCTGTTTCTATGATGAGATGAATTGTGGTCAGCCAGTGTAATACGAAGTATTATTACCTGAAATAGACCTGCACAGACTCATGTATAATAGTGGGATGGTAGTTTATGTAAAACTGTTATAGATTGCAGTGTGAATTGACCACTGAGTTAGTAATAAACCTAGCCCTGATGGCCATGTGGAGGATATTAGGTTATTGTACCTCTACTTGTCCTGCAGAAGCCTTTGGTTCCTCCATGCATGCATTATTTACACTAGGGTTATCCATGCTATCATTAGAGGGTAATTTCTGATCGAGACAATTATTCTGGTGTTGCAGATTCTGGTTGGCTCAAGTATGGGCGGCTGGCTGATGTGCCTGGCAGCCATAGCTCGTCCAGAAAGAACTGCGGCCATGGTTGGCATCTCTACAGCAGCTGACCACTTTGTAACTGTCTTCAATACACTTCCTATAGAGGTGAGTCAGCGTTCAGAGTCAGCCATCTTGAGTTGTCAATAACCTTAAAGCTTTTCCTCTCATGACTGACACTTGATTAAATGGATCATAACAACAAACCGAAGGAGGGTTCAAAAGAAAGGGAACAAAAAATCCTTAATTCTGAAATGCATGCAGTTAGTTTTGAAATTGCAAGAACAATTTCAGATGGCATTATAATTAAAACATCTTTCCTGAGAACTTTTTAAAATGGTTGCCATCTTAGATAATGTCTCTACCTCCAGAATCTAATTCAAGCATTTTGTCTAAATGCCACCTGTCTGTCATTCTAGGTGAGGAAGGAGATTGAAGAGAAGGGGCAGTGGGTGGTTCCTACCAAACACAACGAGGAGGGCTCCATCACGTTCACCACAGAGTTCCTGAAGGAGGCAGAGCAGCACTGTGTTCTGCAGAGCCCCATTCCAGTGACCTGCCCGGTGAGGCTCATCCATGGGATGAAGGACCAGGATGTGCCCTGGCACATCTCCATGCAGCTTGCCGAGCGTGTGCTGAGCAACGACGTTGACGTCATCTTGCGCAAGCATGGCCAGCACCGCATGGCAGAAAAGGAGGACATCAAGCTCATAGTCTACACCATCGATGACCTAATAGACAAGCTGACCACTTTGGTTTGATTGGCCAAAACTGGACCATGCTATGGGTGACACCTCCCACCCCGATCCCAACTTTCCTGCACTAGGACTGCTGTTCCTGATGCGTTACAAAATCGAGGTGCTACTTTACAAAATACATACTGTGAAGAAAAGGAGCTCTAACACTTTCTCCTAGCTCTCTCTATAGCTTTTGTTGGGATTTTTATTTACTGGTGCCATGCCACTTTGTTCACACTTCTCCCGAACTTATTGGGATTTCGGTGTATATATTTCGATTTTATTCTCACAATGTGGTTTGATAGTGATTTCGTTAAACCGTTAATGAGTAGGGCTCACTCCTATTACAATAGCACATCAGGTACAGGTGTGTTACGTCCACCTGTGAGCAAACATTTATTTTCCTCCACTGTCAATTTTACTCCGAACAAATACAAGTGTAATGGGCAGtttgcctttatgtatgcatgtGCACTTAAAGACCAGTAGGAGGCAGCAAATGTCACTAGTATTTTAGGCACTTCGCTATGTAACATGTCTCCAGCAGAATAGATTTCTAGGGGGGGTTGTCTGTGAAGAGATCAGTTGGCAAAATTACTTAACTGTACTGTATGATTCTCATGCTGATTTCCATGCACTGCTCATTTCCCATGGGTTCCATTGCTGAAAGAACTTATCTATTTTTGTATTGATTTGTCTGTGCAATTTGACTTTGCACACAAGGTCAGAACAGCATATTGACTGCATGACAACTCATGTATGAAGAACTTTATGTAGATTCAACTTATGTTACTTTCAATGTTGGCTCAGTTCATATGGGTTTTGTTGCTAGTGGGTCCTATTCCAAAATGACACAGATCTCAAAGAAACGATTGAACAGTAGCATCGTGAGATGTTAGCCTGGTTTGAGTGACTGGCACAAAAGCACGTTTTTGGGGAGTTGTTAGGTGAAAAACATTGCCGTATTAGGGAGCAGCCCATGTTTAGATTTTCCTGTTTTAGTATAGTAAACATAATGTTTTTCTGGTTGGTTTCCAACATCTCACAACCTAGATCCTAAATGTTTAATCTTGTGAACTAAGTTTATTTATGCCATGTTCCATATCACAGTTAGTGATATCACCTGTAAACATTTATGTGGCAGAATTGATGGGCTAGTTCACCGAAACACTGATCATATCTGTTTATTGATGATGACAAGCAATACCATCTGATGCTTATGCCAATAAAGTAACAAAATGAATGAATCTGGCTTTTTCAGATACATCTAACACGTTGGTTTGTTAATCTCATAAGGTTTCGTTTGAGTTGATTTTTTAAATGAGCCATTTCAAGTGAATCTCATTTCTtaacatatacactgagtataccaaacataaggaacaccttcctaatatttagttgcacccaccctccccttttgccctcagaacagtttTAAATTCATCGCGGcatggactctataaggtgtGTCAAGTGTTCCGAAGATATGCTGGCCTCCATtgatgactccaatgcttcccacagttgtcaagttagctggatgtcctttgggtggttgacCGTTCTTGATGCACACAAACGTGAAAAACcgagcagcgttgcagttcttgacacaaaccggtgcacctgctaccgtacccctttcaaaggcacttaaatattttgtcttgcccattcacaccctctgaatggaacacagtgtatttggaaactattcagaccccttgactttttccacattttgttacgttacagccttattcctaaACTGATTTAAATAGAaacctcagcaatctacacacaatacccccataatgacaaagtgctttttttttgtgtgtgaatgtgtgtgtataaactaTACCTTAAGTATTTAGACCGTTTCCTTTTGTCCTTGAGGTTTCTAgaacttgattggacatgatttggaaagtacCACACCTgtctaaggtcccacagttggcagttcATGTCAGtataaaccaagccatgaggtcaaaggaattgtccgtagagctccgagacagggattgtgtcgaggcacagatctgaggaagtgTACCAAAGAAatgtgcagcattgaaggtccccaggaacacagtggcctccatcattcttaaatggaagaagtttagaaccaccaagacgtcctagagctggtcgcccagccaaactaagcaatcgggggagaagggccttggtcagggaggtgaccaagaacccgatggtcactttgacagagctccagagttcccctgtggagatgggagaaccttccagaaggacaacaaccctaagcacacagccaagacaatgcaggagtggcttcgggacatgtctctg
The Oncorhynchus keta strain PuntledgeMale-10-30-2019 chromosome 11, Oket_V2, whole genome shotgun sequence genome window above contains:
- the LOC118390468 gene encoding palmitoyl-protein thioesterase ABHD10, mitochondrial-like — its product is MASPLARHFSRIFQLTLHVQRKPVTFSGVRHKSSTVQYAARPDLPKLAYRKVKGKSPGVVFLPGFASNMGGKKAEALEEFCQSLGHSYLRFDYTGCGSSEGEMVDGTVGTWKRDVLYVLDELVEGPQILVGSSMGGWLMCLAAIARPERTAAMVGISTAADHFVTVFNTLPIEVRKEIEEKGQWVVPTKHNEEGSITFTTEFLKEAEQHCVLQSPIPVTCPVRLIHGMKDQDVPWHISMQLAERVLSNDVDVILRKHGQHRMAEKEDIKLIVYTIDDLIDKLTTLV